TATCTCCACAACTTCCAGCACAACGGTTTCTGTGCTATCGCGTATGACCTTCACGTTCGACGAAAAATGAATGAACGAAAGATAACCGCAGGAACCCAGATTTTGTTTGGTTCCCCAGCAAAGCCGATTGGCAAAGTTATGGTTGACGAGATTCGACAAGTCATCAACCAAACCGAGGGAATCCATGAGGCGTATTTACCACAGTGTTACATTCTTGGCGACGAAGAAGCGTCACAGGTGTTGGTACTCGGATTGAAGAAAAGTTACGATGTCAAAGAAGTATTAGAAGAGTCGGGGCCTAAGATTCAGATGCTTTTCGGAGAAGGACGTTTTCTAGACATTCTACCTTTCAGATACGGTTCAGTTCCACCCGAAGCCAAACAGGTTATTTGCGTCGAACCTAAAGAGGAAAAAGAGAAGAAATGGTGGGAAATATGGAAATAAAAAGAAAGTCGAACAAGTCGTTCGATACAACTCGGGCCAAGCGCCCCGAGTTGTGGACGCAGCAAGTTGAAATCTACCATTACTCTTTCTCTACGGGCCTCTAGGCCCTCGCGTATCAGATCGACCTTATACAAAAATAGAAAAATGACAACAAGCGTAATGCTAGCCTTCCTGGCTACTTCAGCAATTCTCGCAGTAACTCCCGGTCCCGACAATCTGTTTGTCATGTCTCAAGCTGCCATGCATGGAAGAAAATCTGGAATAGTCGTTACTCTAGGACTATGTACTGGACTAATCGTACATAGCATAGCCGTGGCGCTCGGGATCGCCGTGATATTTCAGACATCTGCTACTGCGTTCACAGCCCTAAAAATTTTCGGAGGTGTTTACCTGCTCTATCTCGCCTGGAAAGCGTTCAAATCCTCAGAACACCGCATGAAGGATGAAATGAAGCCTTCAGCAACAACAAAGACACTATATATTCGTGGCATAGTCATGAATATCACAAACCCAAAGGTTTCGATATTTTTTCTAGCGTTTCTACCACAGTTCACAGACCCGAGCAGAGGAAGCGTTTCACTCCAGGTGTTAGCTTTAGGAGCACTATTCATAGTGGCTACATTCATTATCTTTGGAACCATTTCTACCCTATCGGGGCTACTCCATGAAATATTTAAAAAATCAGAGCGCGCTCAAAAGTTTATAAATCGTATTGCTGGATTTGTATTCGTTGGACTCGCAGCAAAACTTGTCACAGCAAAACAATAAAATGGTCTAGCCAGTCGTCTCATAAAACTCCTGCCAGCGCTCCGCGCAGACCTGCTCTTATGGCTTATATGCTAGATATTTAATCTAAATATAAAATTCGATGAAACACGAAACCGTAAAAGTACAGTGCTCCACACCTACCCCAGGTAAGAAGCCCACACGAATCCTGAAATGGAAATACGAAAGTATTTCCGCCGCGATCATCAAAATCCTAAGCGCGAGGGCCAACTCTGGAGTCAGGTTTTCGGAGCTCTCTGGTCTAGTCGAGAATCTGATAGGCGATGAAGTGATGAAGGAGCTTGGCTCCGCAAGCTGGTACACAACAACGGTGAAGCTAGATTTGGAAGCCAAAGGGATAGTGCAGAGGGTACCGGGATCATCACCACAGGTGATCAAATTGAGCGATAAAGCCAGTCGTGGGCCACAACGGGCAATATAAAAACTAAGAAGGAATCCAACCAAGGAAGAAAGAAGCCTGCCCTAACTAGTCATTCCATCGATTTCCGGACGACGCTTCGCGCTGACTACGCGTATGGCTTCCAAATTCGAAGAATTATGACAAAATATACCGGTACAGCGATGGTGGCGTATCTCGCAGTCACACTACTTCCCTTTTGCTGGTGCCTCACTTCTGGCTATGTTTCAGATCATTCTGAATTGCCGGAAGGGCTTAGTTCGGTTGAGAAACTATTTCTTGGCAAGTGGGCGGGCAGCAAGGAAAGACTAAAATGGGAGATTGATCGAAAGCCTGACAGGTCGTTCGAAATCGTTATGGAAGAAGTCGATCCAACGGACCCGAGTGTCACCTACCATAATTACGCCACAGGTGAATGGAGCGTGAGAGGAGATTCATACTACTGCGAATGGAAACACTGGGTTGGTGACGAAGGAGACTTCAGCGGCATCATGATCGAAAAAGTCGCAGAAGTGATGGACGACCGAGTCGTGACAGTCAGCGACGGCGGATCGAAGAACACCGAGTTGAGAGTGGAGTTTTTTCAGATGCCAGGCTGGAGCTTGAAGAAGGAATGAGCACGAATCAGTCAGTCCATACAAAATCCAGCCAGCGCTCCGTGTTTGCCGACTCGCGTGAACTCCATGAGGCCTTCGCATCCAAAACGTGATTGTAAGATGAATACAATACTTAAAGCCTCTAGTGTCATCATCCTCGTGATTCATGGCACGATTCACTTGCTTGGTTTCGTCAAGGCGTTTGAATACGCTGAGTTGAAAGAACTTAATCTCCCTGTCACCAAAAAACAGGGATTGGTATGGCTACTGACATTTGTCATCTTTCTCCTTTCAGCGACACTCTTGGTATTGAATCTTGAAATCTGGAAGCTCTCTGCCCTTTTCGCGGCATTGCTATCACAGATTGTGATCCTTACTTCTTGGGCTGACGCGAAATTCGGATCGATCATCAATGTCTTGGTTGTCATCCTTCTAGGCCTGACTTTTCTTTTCTAGAAAGTCATTGCTACGATCACAATTCGCAAAGCTGATTGGAGAGCTAGAGCAAAAATAGAGAATCAGACATTCACAACTTTACAAAAACGAATTGAGAAAGTAAGCGTCCAACGCGTTCCAGACTAATTTTTCAGGTCACATCCTTCGTCTTTCAGTTCATTCGGTGGAGGCCGTTTCGAGGACACTTCGATGTTGTGTTGTCGATGAAGGGTAAAACGCAACTGACGCTACCGATGAGAATGCTCGCAAACCAAGACAGGTCGTGTATGCCAGTTGGTGCGGCCTGAGACGAAGGGGAATGATGAATACGGTTTTTGTAGCGCTAGCGGCTCTTTGCTGGGGTCTGTCAGGCGGCATTGCAGCAATGCTAATGTCCCGCGGTTGGGATGCGTTCGTAGTCGCTCTACTTCGCGCTTCGATCGGACTTCTTTTCTTCGTCGTATGGCTGACGCTACGGCCATCCGAAAACGGCATGAAAGACCTCCGCCTCTGGGGTTGGTCGGCAATGGCCGGCGTAGGGGTTGCAGGCAACTTCGCATTCTATTTCCTTAGCATATCGGAAGGGAGCGTCGCAGTAGCGTCTACCCTCATGTACTGCGCCCCAGTCTTCGTTTTCCTCGTTTCTTTCGCCCTTAAGCTGGAGCGTCCAACACCGATCAAATGGGCTTCTATAGGCATTGTAATCTTTGGGATCGTATTGCTCACGCGCGTCTACAGTATCTCGCCAGAGGAGTTGTCACTTCTAGGCGCGGGCGCCGGACTGCTTTCAGGGCTTTCTTACGCTGTCTTCATTCTTAGTTTCAAGTTCGCTTCATCGCACGGCAGCGCCCAAGCGATTCTCACAATCGCATTCTCGGTAGTGGTCGTAACCCTCTTTGGGCCAGCGGAGGGAAATCGACTCCTCGTCGCATTCAGTTCTGCAAATTGGATTCTATTCGTAGCTCTGGGGACGCTTGGGGCGGGCGTATCGTTTATTCTCTATGTCGTCGGGCTCAAGCGAACCGCGCCATCCGTAGCCTCGATAGTCGCCACGATAGAGCCAATTTCCGCGTCAGTATTTGGGGTGCTGATTCTGAATGAAAACCTGACCAGACCGCAGATCGTCGGCATGATCCTCATTCTAGCAGCGGTTACCAGCTTGAGCGGGCGTTCGGGTTCACGATCCAACTAGCGCTGTTCCAGATAGCTCCTCGTCATGAAAATCCGGATACAATATCTCCAAGAACAAACACACAGTCGTGCTACTGCTCGATCGATCCATTCGCCCAAGGAACGACTGCCTAAGCCTATTCCCAGCCCATAAGATCGGAGAGAAATGCGGTCAGCTCCGCAGCATTGATGCGTGACTGGGCGCGATTCGGATGATATGAGGCTCCAAATCCGACGGAACCCTGAGCGGAAAGCTCGAGGAAGCTGATTCGATCCGGGGCGATCGGTGTTATCTTGGCGAGCACGCTTTCCAAAGCTGCTCTCAGCTCAGGGTGGTTGTTCATCGGTCCCTGAAGCACGACAAGTTGAGCATCGTCGTAGCGTTCAAGAACCTTCGCCGCGAAATCCACATAGGACGAAACAAAACGCTCAGCATCGACCCCTGTGGTGCTAAAATCGTTGGTTCCCAGATTTATGCAAACGACATCTGGTACGAATCTTTCGAAATCCCATTGGTAGCGATCATTTAGGTAAAAGGTATTTGGATACACGTCAGGCATCGTATTCTCGCTACCTTCTCTCGGGCCATCGTAGTTTCTCACCATGCCGATTCCGGAGCGCGATACCACGAGGAAATCCGCATCAAGCGCCCGCGCTGTCAAACCGCTGTACCCCAGCGAGAAGTTTTCCGTGGACGCCTTGAATGGCTCGCTCGGGTCATCCACTTCCACTCCGTATCCGCAGGTGATCGAGTCGCCGATAAACTCGATCTTCCGGTCGTTCTGGGAGCCCCATTCCAGAGCCTCCCCGCCCGCTGGCAGTAGGAAACCACCGAAACGGGTCAACCCGAGGAAGCACTCGGTGATGCGCATAATCTCCACGGTGTGTTCGCCGGGGGCAAGCCCTTCGGCGATAAGGTAGCGTCCATCCTCGCTATCGAGTCGAAACTTAGGCTGACGCTCGCCGTCGACCCAGGCTTGAGCGTAATTCTCACCAGAGTCATCGTCGATCAGGACCGTTAGGGAGGTACCCTCAAAGCGCAGACGCGCTCTCGCTCCACTGTATCCCACGAGCACTCTGCCCTCATCGTCAACTTCCCATCTACCGCTGTATTCGATTTTGGGATCCGTAGCGGAAAGCCGTATCGGCTGTTGCGCATTCGCCATTTCGAGATGGGCGCAAGACTGCCCCATCACAAGGAGGGCAACCGCTAGCGAAAGCGCGTAGAGTGGTCTTAAAGTCATCAGCTAAAGAAGGTCGGGGTTCTTGAGTCTCGATGTATTGAGACGAGCGCCGAGAACGTTTGCAATCAGAAGATTGTAAGATATTTTGGATACTATTTGAGATTTTTCATGGAAAACGCAATCCGGAGGAGCTACCCGCACGCGACTCTCTCCGAAGTCACGGAGCTTACTTGAACTGTATCGCGGCGGAAACCGGAGTCATTCCCTCCGCTTCCACAATCAAAGTGGCGATTCCTTTCGCCTCTGGTTTTCCCCGCACGATAGCAAGGCATAGGCCATTGAAAGCCTCTCGTTCCGTCGATTGAAACTCGACCATACTCGTCGGGTCGCCGTTGTCGGTCGCCACGATCTCCGCGGGACCTTCGATGCTGAAACTCAGCGGAGTCTTAGCGTTTCGCACGAAGTTTCCATGCTCATCGTGGACGCTTACCGAAACGAACGATAGGTCTTCGCCATCTCCTTCGATGATCGCTCTGTCCGCTTTCACCTTAAGAAGCGCGGGCTGACCGGTTGTCTTGACCTCCGCGCTCGCCCATTTTTCGCCGTTCTTGTAGCTGATCACTTTCAATTCGCCTGGCTCGTAGACGACATCATCCCATCGCAGTCGGTATTCGAACTCGCCTTTGATCTTTCGGCCTAGGGATCGACCATTGAGAAAAAGCTCCGCTTCGTCTCCCGAAGTGAACACGTGCACCGGCGTGACCTCTCCTTCGCGACCACGCCAGTTCCAGTGCGGCAGAATGTGGGCCATCGGGTAGTCCGGCCGCCAATACGACTGATAGAGATAGAATCGATCCTTCTTGAAGCCAGCCAGATCGATGACGCCGAAGTAGGAGCTTCGAGCCGAATAGTAGGGCGTCGGCTCGCCGAGGTAGTCCCAGCCGCTCCATACGAAGCCGCCGCCGACGTAAGGATGCCTGTCGAGCGACCGGAAAACCTTGTCGGCGGAGGATCCAAACTGCGCGGTATAGAGCTCGTACGAGCTAACGTGAGCGGTTTGCGGATCGCCCCCCGCCCCATCGGCGACTGGAGCGCTGAATCCTTCAGCGACGGGAAACAGGTACTCGCCACGCGAGCTCACAGCAGCCGCGTTTTCGCTGCTGACAATCAACTTATCCGGATACTTGTCATGAAAGTCAGGATACAGCGGCGGCGTATTGATCCCTTTCAGGTGGGCGTAAGCGGGTGCGTTGCGAATGCCCTCCCCCTGGTAGTTCAAGGTTATGGAGTCCATCACTGCCGTGATCGGCATATGCGGCTTGGCGAAGTTGAACGAAGCAGCGGTCGGACGAGTCGGATCCTCCTGCTTGGTGATTTCGTGCAGTCGCTGCGCCACAGCGGCGCCGTCTTCGCCGGTATATTGCTCGCCTACTTCGTTTCCGATGCTCCACATGATGACCGACGGATGATTTCGGTCTCGGCGCAGGAATGCCCGCAGATCTGGCTCGGACCAATCGGGAAAGATCAGATGAAAGTCGAGAGGGGTTTTCTTGCGTTCCCAGACGTCGTAGATCTCGTTGATCACGAGGATTCCCATGCGATCGCACAGCTCCAGCAACTCGCGGGCTGGTGGGTTGTGCGCCATGCGCACCGCGTTGCAGCCGAGCTCCTGCAGCGTTTCGAGTTGGCGTTCGGCCGCTCGCACGTTGAACGCCGCCCCGAGCGCCCCCAAATCATGGTGCTGGTTGACGCCCTTGAATTCGACTGGCTCTCCATTGATGAAAAAACCTTTCCTGCCATCGAATTCGATACTCCGAATGCCAAAAGGCGTCTCATAGCGATCCACCATCTTCTTCCCATCTTTTACCGTGGTGATCGCCAGATAGCGGTTGGGGCTTTGCGTGGCGTACGGTCCCCAGAGACGCGGGTTTTCTATATCTACGAATCCCTGCACGGTTTGAGACCCACCCGCACCGATTTGCACTTCCAAGGAGGGAAACATGGCGACCGCATCGCCCTCCGCGCGACCCATGCCGTCCAAAGCGTAGAGCGCGGTCTCTACCTTGGCTTTGGCGGACCTCTGGGAATCGTTTTCCAATACGACCTCCAGCTCTACCCTGGCCTTGGCGTGGGAGACCTCAGGAGTGGTCACATAGGTGCCCCAGTGAGCCACGTGCAGGGGGGCTGTCTTGGTGAGCCAGACATTTCGATAGATGCCGCCTCCAGGGTACCAGCGCGAGGAATGTGGAGGATTGTCGATGCGAATCGCCAGCTGGTTTGCCCCGCCGAAATTGACATAAGGTGTAAGGTCGAGTCGAAACGAGGCGTAACCATAAGGCCACCCGCCGACGAGCTCACCGTTTAGCCAGACCATGGCGTAGGACATGGCTCCGTCGATATCGAGGAAGATCCTTTTGCTTTCGTCGGAAGCCGGAATCTCCAAGTCCTTGCGGTACCAAGCGACTCCGGGACTGGGCAAGCGCCCCATACCGCCGCCGACAGGCGCCTCGTCTCCCTCCATGAATGGTCCTTTGATCGCCCAATCATGCGGCAGCGTGACCTTCTCCCACGAGCTGTCGTCAAATCCATCCTGGACGAACGGAAATTCGCTCCCCGGGCTCTTTCCGGTCGGTCGGGCGTGTCGTTGCTTCGGGTCCGAGATAAACGGATTCGCTGAGGGAAGGATCCACTCCTTTAGCACCGGCTGCTTCGCCTCCACCCCTATCGCTTCGGTCGGCTCGGCATCAGCCTGCTTTCCGTCCTCCGTTTCGGTCACCTCGGGTCGAACGTCGTAAATGAGCCTATCCGATTCCTCCACGGAATCGTACTTCATGAATCGCCAATCGGCGTTGATCGAGATCCGTTCTCGCGGCGAGTCGACTGGAGAGCTCGCCTCCAGCCAGGAGATCGAAACAATCGGCAGAAAGCACGATACGAGAAAAAACAACGCAGTAGAAAAACGCTTCATAATGCAAGGGGGGGTAATTGGGGGCAGGTGATCGAGTACCAGGAAAAACCATCGTTTCCTGTAGAATGAAACAAAGCTAGGTCAAAGAACCTTCAGAGCTGCTCGAAAGCTGGGGAATCTCAAGAAACCACAAACTCGCTGCGGCGTCCTTCGATTTGAAGGGAGGCGCGACTAGACGTTGACCAACGGGCTTTGAAAGACAGCCAACTCCCGCCGCGCCGCTGCCAGCGAGGGGGGGACGATCAGTGCGGGCAACGATCGACCTACGGAGCTCGCCCAGCTGACGCTGGACCGAGGAAGCTTGGAGATAGCTCGCCAGCATGCAGGGCCCACTTGTCCACCACCACGCCGGAATCGACCAAAATGAGCCTCAGCCGATGATCTCCCGCTTCCTCGATGGTCACCTGGCAACGAAGGCCTGCTGCTCCCGCGAGCACTTCATCGCTCCAGTTTCCTTCCTTCGAGGTGCGGTTCACGCTCAGAAGACGCGGCTCGCC
The DNA window shown above is from Pelagicoccus sp. SDUM812003 and carries:
- a CDS encoding SGNH/GDSL hydrolase family protein; the encoded protein is MTLRPLYALSLAVALLVMGQSCAHLEMANAQQPIRLSATDPKIEYSGRWEVDDEGRVLVGYSGARARLRFEGTSLTVLIDDDSGENYAQAWVDGERQPKFRLDSEDGRYLIAEGLAPGEHTVEIMRITECFLGLTRFGGFLLPAGGEALEWGSQNDRKIEFIGDSITCGYGVEVDDPSEPFKASTENFSLGYSGLTARALDADFLVVSRSGIGMVRNYDGPREGSENTMPDVYPNTFYLNDRYQWDFERFVPDVVCINLGTNDFSTTGVDAERFVSSYVDFAAKVLERYDDAQLVVLQGPMNNHPELRAALESVLAKITPIAPDRISFLELSAQGSVGFGASYHPNRAQSRINAAELTAFLSDLMGWE
- a CDS encoding LysE family translocator gives rise to the protein MTTSVMLAFLATSAILAVTPGPDNLFVMSQAAMHGRKSGIVVTLGLCTGLIVHSIAVALGIAVIFQTSATAFTALKIFGGVYLLYLAWKAFKSSEHRMKDEMKPSATTKTLYIRGIVMNITNPKVSIFFLAFLPQFTDPSRGSVSLQVLALGALFIVATFIIFGTISTLSGLLHEIFKKSERAQKFINRIAGFVFVGLAAKLVTAKQ
- a CDS encoding DMT family transporter, with the translated sequence MNTVFVALAALCWGLSGGIAAMLMSRGWDAFVVALLRASIGLLFFVVWLTLRPSENGMKDLRLWGWSAMAGVGVAGNFAFYFLSISEGSVAVASTLMYCAPVFVFLVSFALKLERPTPIKWASIGIVIFGIVLLTRVYSISPEELSLLGAGAGLLSGLSYAVFILSFKFASSHGSAQAILTIAFSVVVVTLFGPAEGNRLLVAFSSANWILFVALGTLGAGVSFILYVVGLKRTAPSVASIVATIEPISASVFGVLILNENLTRPQIVGMILILAAVTSLSGRSGSRSN
- a CDS encoding enhanced serine sensitivity protein SseB C-terminal domain-containing protein; amino-acid sequence: MNERKITAGTQILFGSPAKPIGKVMVDEIRQVINQTEGIHEAYLPQCYILGDEEASQVLVLGLKKSYDVKEVLEESGPKIQMLFGEGRFLDILPFRYGSVPPEAKQVICVEPKEEKEKKWWEIWK
- the galB gene encoding beta-galactosidase GalB, with translation MKRFSTALFFLVSCFLPIVSISWLEASSPVDSPRERISINADWRFMKYDSVEESDRLIYDVRPEVTETEDGKQADAEPTEAIGVEAKQPVLKEWILPSANPFISDPKQRHARPTGKSPGSEFPFVQDGFDDSSWEKVTLPHDWAIKGPFMEGDEAPVGGGMGRLPSPGVAWYRKDLEIPASDESKRIFLDIDGAMSYAMVWLNGELVGGWPYGYASFRLDLTPYVNFGGANQLAIRIDNPPHSSRWYPGGGIYRNVWLTKTAPLHVAHWGTYVTTPEVSHAKARVELEVVLENDSQRSAKAKVETALYALDGMGRAEGDAVAMFPSLEVQIGAGGSQTVQGFVDIENPRLWGPYATQSPNRYLAITTVKDGKKMVDRYETPFGIRSIEFDGRKGFFINGEPVEFKGVNQHHDLGALGAAFNVRAAERQLETLQELGCNAVRMAHNPPARELLELCDRMGILVINEIYDVWERKKTPLDFHLIFPDWSEPDLRAFLRRDRNHPSVIMWSIGNEVGEQYTGEDGAAVAQRLHEITKQEDPTRPTAASFNFAKPHMPITAVMDSITLNYQGEGIRNAPAYAHLKGINTPPLYPDFHDKYPDKLIVSSENAAAVSSRGEYLFPVAEGFSAPVADGAGGDPQTAHVSSYELYTAQFGSSADKVFRSLDRHPYVGGGFVWSGWDYLGEPTPYYSARSSYFGVIDLAGFKKDRFYLYQSYWRPDYPMAHILPHWNWRGREGEVTPVHVFTSGDEAELFLNGRSLGRKIKGEFEYRLRWDDVVYEPGELKVISYKNGEKWASAEVKTTGQPALLKVKADRAIIEGDGEDLSFVSVSVHDEHGNFVRNAKTPLSFSIEGPAEIVATDNGDPTSMVEFQSTEREAFNGLCLAIVRGKPEAKGIATLIVEAEGMTPVSAAIQFK